In Deferribacter desulfuricans SSM1, the following are encoded in one genomic region:
- a CDS encoding cysteine desulfurase family protein produces the protein MTYLDFSATTPIYKEIANDLPSIALQYPFNPSGRYKEAIKTKNFYENQRKYIADYLNVSADNIVFTSSATESNNTVLKGLNYKDRSKVIIWALEHKSVLKQDKFLKDLGADIHIINNRKPFITKDTILPYLDSNTKIVCIMHVNNELGSLNNIEEIAEAIKSFDRNILIMCDMVQSFGKTKLNLENIDFATFSSHKIGGLRGIAGLYIKNKDIIHPLIEGGGQENNIRSGTENVLGAYSFAKALEITKKKFNANWDKLETIRNDLVDFCKKNGFVINSPENSVPYIFNFSTLKLPSEAVINYLSDNDIAISSGSACDRGKSSSVLKNLGFSDIIVNTSLRVSIHPDTTFEEIDCFKNKLLECIDRFAI, from the coding sequence ATGACCTATCTTGATTTCTCTGCAACAACTCCAATTTACAAAGAAATAGCAAACGATTTACCCTCAATTGCACTACAATATCCATTTAACCCTTCTGGTAGATATAAAGAAGCAATAAAAACAAAGAATTTTTATGAAAATCAGAGAAAATATATTGCGGATTATCTAAATGTTTCTGCTGATAATATCGTTTTTACATCATCTGCTACAGAATCAAATAATACTGTTTTAAAAGGTCTAAATTATAAAGATAGAAGCAAAGTTATAATTTGGGCTCTTGAACACAAATCAGTATTAAAGCAGGATAAATTTTTAAAAGATTTAGGTGCAGACATCCACATCATAAATAACAGAAAACCCTTTATCACAAAAGATACAATTCTTCCCTATCTTGATAGTAATACTAAAATTGTATGTATAATGCATGTAAATAATGAACTTGGCTCATTAAACAATATTGAAGAGATTGCTGAAGCTATCAAAAGCTTTGATAGAAATATTTTGATTATGTGTGATATGGTGCAGAGCTTTGGTAAAACAAAGCTAAATCTTGAGAATATAGATTTTGCCACTTTTAGCAGCCATAAAATTGGAGGATTGAGAGGGATCGCTGGTTTATACATAAAAAATAAAGATATCATCCACCCTTTGATTGAAGGTGGCGGACAGGAAAACAATATAAGAAGTGGTACCGAAAATGTGCTCGGCGCCTATTCATTTGCAAAAGCCTTAGAAATTACTAAGAAGAAATTTAATGCTAACTGGGATAAATTAGAAACAATAAGAAATGATTTAGTAGATTTTTGCAAGAAAAATGGTTTTGTAATAAACTCCCCTGAAAATTCTGTGCCTTATATTTTCAACTTTTCCACTTTAAAATTACCAAGTGAAGCTGTAATTAATTACCTTTCTGACAATGATATTGCAATTTCAAGTGGCTCAGCCTGTGATAGAGGAAAAAGCTCTTCAGTACTTAAAAATCTTGGTTTTTCTGATATCATAGTAAATACTTCTTTGAGAGTATCCATTCATCCTGATACCACTTTTGAAGAAATAGATTGTTTTAAAAATAAGCTTTTAGAGTGCATAGATAGGTTTGCTATATGA
- the thiI gene encoding tRNA uracil 4-sulfurtransferase ThiI produces MKKILVFNYSEISLKKKNRKFFEDKLYHHINNIAKYFNLGKTWFIRGRFYLEIDNESQLQKSLEYFEKIFGIQSIFLGYKTDKDFDKICLAAKALTIEKKGVKTFKIKAKRADKSFPINSMEINRELGGYILDNFPELTVDVHTPDMEIIVEIHKNFSFIMTKIIDCIGGLPYGSAGKVVSLLSGGIDSPVATWLMMKRGCEVIPLHFHTPPYTGNKLTDKIERLVKTLSLYSVNGITLYMINFTQIQIAIKKYAHDKFTTILSRRFMLKIANNIATNLNALGIITGDALGQVASQTLENLYCVNEASNLPVFRPLIGFDKQEIENLAKKIGTYPISIEEGIDCCHLFSPKNPETRGKIDMVKEEEEKVLKALNYELPYEIETKHITPF; encoded by the coding sequence ATGAAAAAGATTTTAGTTTTCAACTACTCTGAAATATCTCTAAAAAAAAAGAATAGAAAATTTTTTGAAGATAAACTTTATCACCATATAAACAATATAGCTAAATATTTTAATCTTGGAAAAACCTGGTTTATAAGAGGTCGCTTTTATTTAGAAATAGATAATGAATCTCAACTGCAAAAAAGTCTGGAATACTTTGAAAAAATCTTCGGGATTCAATCAATCTTTCTTGGATACAAAACAGATAAAGATTTTGATAAAATCTGTTTAGCTGCAAAAGCGCTTACAATAGAAAAAAAAGGTGTAAAAACTTTTAAAATCAAAGCAAAAAGAGCAGATAAAAGTTTTCCCATAAACTCTATGGAAATAAATAGAGAGCTTGGTGGCTATATTTTAGATAATTTTCCAGAACTAACTGTTGATGTCCATACCCCAGACATGGAGATAATTGTAGAAATTCACAAAAACTTTAGCTTTATCATGACTAAAATCATTGATTGTATTGGTGGACTCCCTTATGGTTCTGCAGGAAAGGTTGTTTCCCTTTTATCAGGAGGGATAGATTCACCTGTTGCCACATGGCTTATGATGAAAAGAGGGTGCGAAGTTATACCATTACATTTTCATACTCCGCCATATACTGGTAACAAATTAACCGATAAAATTGAAAGACTTGTAAAAACACTCTCTCTTTATAGTGTAAATGGGATTACACTTTATATGATTAATTTTACTCAAATACAGATTGCCATTAAAAAATATGCCCATGATAAATTTACTACAATACTTTCTCGAAGATTTATGCTTAAAATTGCAAATAATATAGCTACAAATTTAAATGCATTAGGTATAATCACAGGTGATGCTTTAGGCCAAGTGGCAAGTCAAACTTTAGAAAATCTTTATTGTGTAAATGAAGCTTCAAACCTACCTGTTTTTAGACCATTGATAGGTTTTGATAAACAGGAGATAGAAAATCTTGCAAAAAAAATTGGCACTTACCCCATATCGATTGAAGAAGGGATAGATTGTTGTCATCTATTCTCACCAAAAAATCCTGAAACAAGGGGTAAAATTGATATGGTAAAAGAGGAAGAAGAAAAAGTTTTGAAAGCTCTAAATTATGAACTCCCTTATGAAATCGAAACGAAACATATCACCCCTTTTTAA
- the glmU gene encoding bifunctional UDP-N-acetylglucosamine diphosphorylase/glucosamine-1-phosphate N-acetyltransferase GlmU codes for MNILTIILAAGKGTRMKSKKEKVLHKVAGKPMIDYVIDTAKNVSNKIIVVVNNEQQELISHLQNKNIDFAFQENQLGTGDAVKAAVKTISEYNGKVLILCGDMPLVEAETLKEFIDKGKENKVSLISTFMDDPTGYGRIIRDGKKDFLKIVEEKDANELEKKINEINTGIYLVDFQYLKAALEKLNNNNAQGEYYLTDIVEPGSFVFPVEESEQFIGINDRIALTHASKIIYRKRALNFMKNGVTIIDPETCYIDENVKIENDVTIYPNVYLEGNTTIEEGCTIYPGVRIIDSIIKQNCTIKDNTLIEESNVGENSTIGPMAHLRPGSILEGDNKIGNFVETKKITFGKGSKASHLTYLGDAEIGKNVNVGCGTITCNYDGFSKHKTVIGDDVFVGSDVQFVAPVKIGKGALIAAGSTITKDVPEDALAITRAEQKNIEGWVPKWKAKKSKKQEK; via the coding sequence ATGAATATACTTACCATAATCCTTGCTGCTGGAAAAGGGACTAGGATGAAATCAAAAAAAGAGAAAGTCTTACACAAAGTAGCTGGAAAACCTATGATTGATTATGTGATAGATACTGCCAAAAATGTGTCCAATAAAATAATTGTTGTTGTAAACAACGAACAACAAGAACTAATAAGCCATTTACAAAACAAAAATATAGATTTTGCCTTTCAAGAAAATCAGCTTGGCACAGGGGATGCTGTCAAAGCAGCAGTTAAAACTATATCTGAGTATAATGGAAAAGTATTGATACTTTGCGGAGACATGCCATTGGTAGAAGCTGAAACATTAAAGGAATTTATAGATAAGGGTAAAGAGAATAAAGTATCCTTAATCTCCACATTCATGGATGATCCTACAGGATATGGACGAATAATTAGAGATGGTAAAAAAGATTTTTTAAAAATTGTAGAGGAAAAGGATGCCAATGAGTTAGAAAAAAAGATTAACGAAATAAACACTGGGATTTACTTAGTTGATTTTCAATATTTAAAAGCTGCTCTAGAAAAATTAAATAATAACAATGCGCAAGGGGAATATTATCTTACTGACATTGTTGAACCAGGTAGCTTTGTTTTTCCAGTGGAAGAAAGCGAACAATTTATCGGAATAAATGATAGAATAGCACTAACTCATGCGTCAAAGATAATTTATCGTAAAAGGGCTCTAAACTTTATGAAAAATGGGGTAACAATAATTGATCCAGAAACCTGCTATATTGATGAAAATGTAAAAATTGAAAACGATGTTACAATTTATCCAAATGTTTACCTTGAAGGCAACACCACAATAGAAGAAGGGTGCACAATCTATCCAGGGGTTAGAATAATAGATAGCATAATAAAGCAAAACTGCACAATAAAGGATAATACCCTGATAGAAGAATCTAATGTTGGGGAAAACTCCACAATAGGCCCAATGGCACATCTTAGACCTGGCTCTATTTTAGAGGGGGATAACAAAATAGGTAATTTCGTAGAAACCAAAAAAATTACCTTTGGCAAAGGGTCAAAAGCAAGTCATCTAACCTATCTTGGAGATGCAGAAATAGGTAAAAATGTAAATGTGGGTTGTGGAACTATTACCTGCAACTATGATGGATTTTCTAAACATAAAACAGTAATAGGTGATGATGTATTCGTTGGTAGCGATGTACAGTTTGTAGCTCCAGTGAAGATAGGTAAAGGCGCTCTCATTGCAGCTGGTTCAACAATTACTAAAGATGTACCAGAAGATGCCCTAGCTATTACAAGAGCTGAGCAAAAAAATATTGAAGGGTGGGTTCCTAAGTGGAAAGCCAAAAAATCTAAAAAGCAGGAGAAATAA
- the glmS gene encoding glutamine--fructose-6-phosphate transaminase (isomerizing) gives MCGIVGFIGNRQAKDVLIEGLARLEYRGYDSAGIAVLNKGEIEIYRSKGKLSVLKELISDKKIDSKIGIGHTRWATHGKPSDENAHPHKSKRIALVHNGIIENYLQLKNELIDKGYEFSSETDTEVIAHLIDSLYKDNLFEAVKNAIKKLKGSYAIAVISENEPDKIVVARYDSPLVIGVGENEMFTASDIPAVLSYTRKFIFLEEGDVATLTKNSVYIENNGKEVKREIKVIDWNPVMAEKAGYKHFMLKEIYEQPRAIIDTIRGKYSLEEGEIYFGEVDYETIKDIEKITIVACGTSWHAGLVGKFYIENFAKIPVEVDIASEFRYRNPIATNKTLLIPISQSGETADTIAALRMSKKMGAKVVSICNVVGSTIARESDGVIYTHAGPEIGVASTKAFTTQLASLFLFALFLGQKKGVLEKSEIKSILNDLIQLPEKIEEVLKHDKQIEDIAKEFVRYKNFLYLGRHYNYPIALEGALKLKEISYIHAEGYPAGEMKHGPIALIDKEMPVFVLGTKSRVYDKILANVEEVKARDGIVISTVTKGDKDIISKSDYSFILPVTLEELTPFLNSIIIQLFAYHASNLLGLDVDQPRNLAKSVTVE, from the coding sequence ATGTGTGGTATTGTAGGTTTTATTGGGAATAGACAGGCAAAAGATGTATTAATCGAGGGATTAGCAAGATTAGAATATAGAGGGTACGACTCAGCAGGTATCGCTGTTTTAAACAAAGGTGAAATTGAAATTTATAGGTCAAAAGGGAAATTATCTGTTTTAAAAGAGCTGATCAGCGATAAAAAAATAGATAGCAAAATAGGTATAGGGCATACAAGATGGGCGACACACGGTAAGCCATCAGATGAAAACGCTCACCCACACAAATCAAAACGAATTGCTCTTGTCCATAATGGTATAATAGAAAATTACTTACAGTTAAAAAATGAGCTTATCGACAAAGGTTATGAATTTTCCTCTGAAACTGACACTGAGGTAATTGCTCATCTAATTGATAGCCTATATAAAGATAATCTTTTTGAAGCTGTCAAAAACGCCATAAAAAAGCTCAAAGGCTCCTATGCTATAGCAGTAATTTCTGAAAATGAACCAGATAAAATAGTTGTAGCAAGATATGATAGCCCACTTGTTATAGGGGTTGGCGAAAATGAGATGTTTACAGCAAGCGATATCCCAGCTGTGTTGAGTTACACAAGAAAGTTTATCTTTTTGGAAGAAGGGGATGTGGCAACACTCACAAAAAACTCTGTCTATATTGAAAATAACGGCAAAGAGGTAAAAAGGGAGATAAAGGTTATAGATTGGAATCCTGTAATGGCAGAAAAGGCTGGATATAAACACTTTATGCTAAAGGAGATTTATGAGCAGCCAAGAGCAATCATAGATACAATAAGAGGGAAATACTCATTAGAAGAAGGTGAAATTTATTTTGGTGAAGTGGATTATGAAACAATAAAAGATATAGAAAAGATAACTATTGTGGCCTGTGGTACTAGCTGGCATGCAGGTCTTGTTGGTAAATTTTACATCGAAAATTTTGCAAAGATACCAGTAGAAGTAGATATAGCATCAGAATTTAGATATAGAAACCCTATCGCTACAAATAAAACCCTTTTGATCCCCATATCTCAATCAGGGGAGACTGCAGATACAATAGCAGCTCTCAGGATGAGTAAAAAGATGGGTGCGAAAGTTGTATCTATTTGCAATGTGGTGGGCTCCACAATAGCAAGGGAATCAGATGGAGTAATTTATACCCATGCTGGTCCAGAGATAGGTGTAGCATCAACAAAAGCTTTTACCACCCAGCTTGCTTCATTATTTCTTTTTGCATTATTCCTTGGTCAAAAGAAAGGGGTATTAGAAAAAAGTGAAATAAAATCTATTTTAAACGATTTGATACAACTACCAGAAAAGATTGAAGAAGTTTTAAAACATGACAAACAGATAGAGGATATAGCAAAAGAGTTTGTAAGATATAAAAACTTTTTATATCTTGGAAGACATTACAATTATCCAATAGCCCTTGAAGGGGCTTTAAAATTAAAAGAGATTTCGTATATTCATGCTGAGGGTTACCCTGCAGGAGAGATGAAACATGGCCCAATAGCTCTGATAGACAAAGAGATGCCAGTATTTGTGTTGGGGACAAAATCTAGAGTATATGACAAGATACTTGCAAATGTTGAAGAGGTAAAGGCAAGGGATGGGATTGTGATATCCACTGTTACTAAAGGGGATAAAGATATCATATCCAAATCTGATTATAGTTTTATACTGCCAGTCACATTAGAAGAGCTTACCCCATTTTTAAACTCAATAATAATTCAGCTTTTTGCTTATCATGCGTCTAATCTGCTTGGGCTTGATGTGGATCAGCCAAGAAATCTTGCTAAAAGTGTGACGGTAGAATGA
- a CDS encoding chloride channel protein produces MNIKKSLNNFLSDHEDLYLILISTLVGLLAGYGNLIFRYMIGFIQKFFYGSDSEYFLQVLENAQLYKIILIPAIGGLLVGIIAMIFKSAKGHGVPDVIKVIALNRSISPFVAVIKTVSSAITLGTGGSAGREGPIVQIGAALGSGVGKLFKFSSSRMKSVIAAGAAGGLAATFNAPIGGAMFAAEVLLGEFGIKTFSPIIISSVVATTISRAYLGNSITFLAPPYQVVSPIEFIFYIILGLWCAVIGVMFIKTFYFFEEKFENLKLPSFVKPALGGLLLGVMGIFTKEVMGVGYDTIDDILYSKAPFILIFLLIFLKMVATSLTLGSGGSGGLFVPALFIGAAAGGVAGTVFHTLFPTITANSGAYGLVAMSAMLAATMRAPLTAILIIFEITGNYQIILPLMLSTIIAHIAASAIEKESIFTWILTKQGVRIRKGAEEQILDSIKVKEVMLTDIVTFRENTPFKEILEGVKTAKHIYYPVLNSEGYLTGMLSLDDIKSVLFEEGLEDIVVAGEICTNKNLIYVYPEDTLSTALKKLGIKDLGAIPVVEDENGKLKLIGLLRRSDIILAYNKALTQFMENK; encoded by the coding sequence ATGAACATAAAAAAATCTTTAAACAATTTCTTAAGTGATCATGAAGACTTATATCTTATACTGATTTCTACCCTTGTAGGATTATTGGCTGGATATGGTAACTTAATATTCCGATATATGATCGGTTTTATACAAAAATTTTTCTACGGTTCTGATTCTGAATATTTCTTACAGGTGTTAGAAAACGCTCAATTATACAAAATTATATTAATACCAGCAATTGGTGGGTTATTAGTGGGTATTATTGCTATGATCTTTAAATCAGCAAAAGGGCACGGTGTCCCTGATGTGATAAAGGTTATAGCATTAAATAGATCCATTTCACCATTTGTAGCTGTAATCAAAACCGTTTCTTCTGCAATAACTCTTGGGACAGGTGGTTCAGCTGGTAGGGAAGGCCCCATAGTTCAAATAGGTGCAGCTTTAGGTTCAGGAGTAGGTAAACTCTTTAAATTTTCATCATCAAGGATGAAAAGCGTTATTGCTGCAGGTGCTGCAGGTGGTCTTGCTGCCACATTTAACGCTCCAATCGGTGGAGCAATGTTTGCAGCTGAAGTTTTACTTGGAGAATTTGGGATAAAGACATTTTCCCCTATTATTATTTCCTCTGTAGTAGCAACAACTATTTCAAGAGCATATTTAGGAAACAGTATCACATTTCTAGCTCCTCCTTATCAGGTTGTAAGCCCAATAGAGTTCATTTTCTATATCATTTTGGGCTTATGGTGTGCTGTTATTGGTGTAATGTTTATCAAAACCTTTTACTTCTTTGAAGAAAAATTTGAAAACTTAAAATTACCTTCTTTTGTCAAACCTGCCCTGGGTGGTTTACTTCTTGGAGTTATGGGAATTTTTACAAAAGAGGTTATGGGCGTAGGTTATGATACCATAGATGATATTTTATATAGTAAAGCTCCATTTATCCTCATATTTTTACTCATATTTCTAAAAATGGTGGCTACATCTTTAACATTAGGATCTGGTGGCTCAGGTGGGCTCTTTGTTCCTGCACTGTTTATTGGTGCGGCTGCTGGTGGAGTAGCAGGGACTGTTTTTCATACACTCTTTCCAACAATTACTGCAAATAGTGGCGCTTACGGGCTTGTGGCTATGAGTGCTATGCTTGCAGCTACAATGAGAGCACCATTAACTGCAATATTGATAATCTTTGAAATAACAGGTAATTACCAAATTATTTTGCCCTTAATGTTATCTACCATTATTGCTCATATTGCTGCTTCAGCTATCGAAAAAGAATCTATTTTTACTTGGATACTAACAAAACAGGGAGTAAGAATCAGAAAAGGTGCAGAAGAGCAAATTTTAGACTCTATAAAAGTTAAAGAAGTTATGTTAACAGACATTGTCACATTTAGAGAAAATACACCATTTAAAGAAATCTTAGAAGGGGTTAAGACAGCAAAACATATTTACTATCCAGTATTAAATTCTGAAGGTTACCTAACAGGTATGTTATCACTTGATGATATAAAAAGTGTGCTTTTTGAAGAAGGGTTGGAAGATATAGTTGTTGCCGGTGAAATCTGTACGAATAAAAACCTGATTTATGTATATCCTGAAGACACATTATCCACAGCGCTGAAAAAATTAGGTATTAAAGATTTGGGAGCAATTCCAGTAGTTGAAGATGAAAACGGAAAATTAAAATTGATTGGACTTCTAAGAAGAAGTGATATAATCCTAGCTTATAACAAAGCACTCACACAATTTATGGAGAACAAATGA
- a CDS encoding ATP-dependent helicase, whose product MISLLENLNESQKEAVEYIDSPLLVLSGAGTGKTRVITYKIAYLIKKKIAQPERIFAVTFTNKAADEMKKRIYDLIGEKSFDIWLGTFHSNALRILRRDGHLLGLPSNFTIIDQDDRLALIRNILKRVGIDDKKYPPKMYLNIISNYKNSINFVKKIDPQEYIYRFNDVFYLYNEELKRSALIDFDDMLSLTLRLFYENKDILQFYSHLFEYILVDEFQDTNNIQFEFLKALRILKDKICVVGDDDQSIYGWRGAEVGNIVFFDKYFKNTKIIRLENNYRSAPKILYLANNLISNNKFRKGKSLKPEINIDAEILLNSCLDEKDEANFVVKKIEKLVQEYSIPLNEIAVLYRTNAQSRNFEVALNHKNIPYQVIGSISFYQRKEIKDILSYLRFYNNKFDTTSMIRALKNPPKGIGDKTIAQIIEIMNEKNLSAYDSIVLLTSKKTAAASKRLQNFIDIIDGIKQHTKISDMIKHIVDKTDYINHIKKTEDIFMADNRIYNINELINSAVSYEESTENISLTDFLATTTLQTSTDEMDNGSVKLMTLHSAKGLEFEAVFLVGLEDGLFPLFSSMDEDEKLEEERRLCYVGITRAKRFLYLTYAKSRLIYGKRQDCYPSQFLDEMRINQIKGDQTKKDGSKVIHPKYGKGVIISIKGNGDDAKADVIFENSGIKKMALKFLKFI is encoded by the coding sequence ATGATATCACTTTTAGAAAACCTAAACGAAAGTCAAAAAGAAGCTGTAGAATATATTGATTCCCCCCTTTTAGTGCTATCAGGTGCAGGGACAGGTAAAACAAGGGTCATAACCTATAAAATAGCATATCTTATCAAGAAAAAAATTGCACAACCAGAGAGGATTTTTGCAGTAACCTTTACCAATAAAGCTGCTGATGAAATGAAAAAAAGGATTTACGACTTAATAGGTGAAAAATCTTTTGATATTTGGCTTGGAACTTTTCATTCCAACGCATTAAGAATACTTAGAAGAGACGGACATCTATTGGGATTACCATCAAATTTTACAATTATTGACCAAGATGATCGACTTGCTCTAATCAGAAATATTTTAAAAAGGGTTGGGATTGATGACAAAAAATACCCACCTAAAATGTATTTAAACATTATCAGTAATTATAAAAATTCCATAAATTTTGTAAAAAAAATTGACCCTCAGGAATATATCTATCGATTTAATGATGTATTTTATCTCTATAATGAAGAGTTGAAAAGATCTGCTTTAATCGATTTTGACGATATGCTTTCACTCACTCTAAGATTGTTTTATGAAAATAAAGATATTTTACAATTTTATTCACACCTTTTTGAATATATTTTAGTTGATGAGTTTCAGGATACAAACAATATTCAATTTGAGTTTTTAAAAGCATTACGAATATTAAAAGATAAAATATGCGTTGTGGGTGACGATGATCAATCAATTTACGGTTGGCGTGGTGCCGAAGTTGGTAATATTGTATTTTTTGATAAATATTTTAAAAATACAAAGATTATAAGGCTTGAAAACAATTATAGGAGTGCACCTAAAATACTTTATCTAGCAAATAATCTCATATCAAATAACAAGTTTAGAAAAGGAAAATCTCTAAAACCTGAAATAAACATTGATGCTGAAATTTTATTAAATAGCTGCTTAGACGAAAAAGATGAAGCAAATTTTGTTGTAAAAAAGATAGAGAAATTGGTACAAGAATATTCTATCCCACTAAACGAAATTGCTGTCCTTTATAGGACAAATGCTCAATCAAGAAATTTTGAGGTTGCATTAAATCATAAAAATATCCCTTATCAAGTAATAGGTAGTATATCCTTTTACCAAAGGAAAGAAATCAAAGATATTTTAAGTTATTTAAGATTTTACAATAACAAATTTGACACTACCTCAATGATAAGGGCTTTGAAAAACCCTCCAAAAGGTATCGGAGACAAAACTATTGCACAAATTATCGAAATAATGAATGAAAAAAACTTATCAGCTTATGATTCAATAGTACTGTTAACCAGTAAAAAAACAGCTGCAGCTTCAAAAAGACTTCAAAATTTTATCGATATTATAGATGGAATAAAACAGCATACAAAAATTTCTGATATGATAAAACATATTGTCGATAAAACAGACTACATCAATCACATTAAAAAAACAGAAGATATTTTTATGGCAGATAACAGAATTTACAATATAAATGAGCTTATAAACTCTGCTGTAAGTTATGAAGAGTCAACAGAAAACATATCATTAACAGACTTTTTAGCTACAACCACATTACAGACATCAACTGATGAAATGGATAACGGCTCTGTAAAATTGATGACATTACACTCTGCAAAAGGGTTAGAGTTTGAAGCTGTCTTTTTAGTTGGATTAGAAGATGGACTTTTCCCACTTTTTAGCAGTATGGATGAAGATGAAAAGTTAGAAGAAGAAAGAAGGCTTTGCTATGTGGGTATTACCCGAGCGAAAAGATTCCTTTATCTTACCTATGCAAAAAGTAGGCTTATTTATGGAAAAAGGCAGGATTGTTACCCTTCTCAATTTTTGGACGAAATGAGAATAAATCAGATAAAAGGGGATCAAACAAAAAAGGATGGTAGCAAAGTTATACATCCCAAATATGGAAAAGGTGTAATTATTTCTATAAAAGGTAACGGTGATGATGCAAAAGCAGATGTAATTTTTGAAAATTCTGGTATAAAAAAGATGGCATTAAAATTTTTAAAATTTATATAA
- the gatC gene encoding Asp-tRNA(Asn)/Glu-tRNA(Gln) amidotransferase subunit GatC, producing MSEIISKKDVKHIAKLARLTFNDEEIEKFTGELNKILDYIHKLNELNTDDVEPTSHVLDITNVFRDDSVKESLANEEALKNAPEKEYEHFKVPRVIEG from the coding sequence ATGTCTGAAATAATTTCCAAAAAGGATGTAAAACACATCGCAAAACTTGCAAGATTAACTTTTAATGATGAAGAGATAGAAAAATTTACTGGTGAGCTCAATAAAATTTTGGACTACATCCATAAACTAAATGAACTTAACACAGATGATGTAGAACCCACATCACACGTTTTAGATATAACAAATGTTTTTAGAGATGACTCAGTAAAAGAGTCTTTAGCCAACGAAGAAGCACTTAAAAATGCTCCTGAAAAAGAGTATGAACATTTTAAAGTTCCAAGAGTAATTGAAGGTTAG